The following are encoded together in the Deinococcus soli (ex Cha et al. 2016) genome:
- a CDS encoding IS4 family transposase: MLLAVLQAESTLHRKIALHLPRSATLESKTRTVARVFHDAQLTPQDVCDVLLPLLPDGKLTLIMDRTTWHYGQTPLNILVLGVLLGGAVIPLVWSILPHQGNSCTAARILLVARLLKVMPARRWAVLIADREFVGREWCSFLRWKRIRHCIRIRENTRIEDELVRDLFTTLQLGQVRTLFERTWVYGGWMHVVITLSPAGDRVIVASDLPVLDVLRTYRLRWAIESAFSALKARGLNLEATHMTAPERISRLFGLLCIALAWMTRIGAQRTETHAPRQDKRGRAVVSVTRIGWQILSQAARWGGEVFCDCLQLLGMPFPTASTSVSRSVRC, translated from the coding sequence GTGCTCCTGGCCGTGCTCCAGGCCGAGTCCACGCTTCACCGCAAGATCGCGCTTCACCTCCCCAGATCAGCCACGTTGGAATCAAAAACCCGGACGGTGGCCCGCGTGTTTCACGACGCTCAGCTCACGCCGCAGGACGTCTGTGACGTCTTGCTTCCCTTGCTGCCCGACGGCAAGCTCACCCTGATCATGGACCGCACCACGTGGCATTACGGTCAGACGCCGCTGAACATCCTCGTCTTGGGCGTTCTGCTTGGGGGCGCGGTGATTCCCCTCGTCTGGTCGATCCTGCCGCATCAAGGCAACAGCTGCACTGCTGCCCGGATCCTCCTGGTTGCCCGGCTCCTCAAGGTGATGCCAGCTCGCCGCTGGGCCGTGTTGATCGCAGACCGGGAGTTCGTGGGGCGCGAGTGGTGCTCGTTCCTGCGCTGGAAACGCATCCGGCACTGTATCCGCATCCGGGAGAACACCAGAATCGAGGATGAACTGGTGCGAGACCTGTTCACGACGCTGCAACTGGGACAGGTGCGCACCCTGTTCGAGCGGACGTGGGTCTATGGGGGCTGGATGCACGTGGTCATCACCCTGTCCCCTGCGGGGGACAGGGTGATCGTGGCCTCAGATTTGCCCGTCCTGGATGTGTTGCGGACCTATCGGCTCAGGTGGGCGATTGAATCGGCGTTCTCCGCGTTGAAAGCTCGCGGGCTGAATCTGGAGGCCACGCACATGACGGCTCCAGAGCGCATCTCTCGGCTCTTTGGCCTGCTCTGTATTGCGCTGGCCTGGATGACGCGGATCGGCGCGCAGCGGACAGAAACTCACGCCCCTCGTCAGGACAAGCGTGGGCGAGCGGTCGTGAGCGTGACGCGGATCGGGTGGCAGATCCTGAGTCAAGCGGCACGGTGGGGCGGCGAGGTCTTCTGTGACTGTCTACAGCTCCTCGGAATGCCGTTCCCAACCGCCAGCACGTCAGTTTCCCGAAGTGTCAGGTGCTGA
- a CDS encoding MFS transporter: MTTRAPWNRNERLGILNGWAVFLGDGFMSVAVVLTGFAARLGAPNWVIGLLPAIAGGGWMLPQLLVAARVRPLTHKLPVYRSAAMVRTATYIFMVLAAALLADRPALCLTLFIIAMSLNALASGVSGLPFLEVVSKTVPTERRARFFGTRNLYGGLLAFGAGLLVRAILGSDLAFPLNYALILALGTVAFTFGYWVFGLVQEPADTPQEAQGTRAEFRAIPETLRDPHFRAFLTVRLLLAAASMSDPFLAVYALRELHYPAATLGTFVMALTGAAPLSNIVWQRVAERKGSRRIIRYASVFYGLAPLWALTVGLLHLPSWTYLLAFILTSTAAQGFNLGHTNHLLNIAPEHARSRYIGTLNTLVGAALFTPVLGGLLADRAGYGPVFVLSGVLCAAAWVWCGKLRRDA; encoded by the coding sequence ATGACGACCCGCGCGCCGTGGAACCGCAACGAACGCCTGGGCATCCTGAACGGCTGGGCGGTCTTCCTGGGCGACGGCTTCATGAGCGTCGCCGTCGTCCTGACCGGCTTCGCCGCCCGCCTCGGCGCGCCCAACTGGGTCATCGGCCTGCTCCCCGCCATTGCCGGGGGCGGCTGGATGCTGCCGCAGCTGCTCGTCGCCGCCCGCGTGCGCCCCCTGACCCACAAACTCCCGGTGTACCGCTCGGCCGCCATGGTCCGCACCGCCACGTACATCTTCATGGTGCTAGCCGCCGCGCTGCTCGCCGACCGCCCCGCACTGTGCCTGACGCTGTTCATCATCGCCATGAGCCTGAATGCCCTGGCGTCCGGCGTCAGTGGCCTGCCGTTCCTGGAGGTCGTCAGCAAGACCGTCCCCACCGAACGCCGCGCCCGGTTCTTCGGCACCCGCAACCTGTACGGCGGCCTGCTCGCCTTCGGGGCAGGGCTGCTCGTGCGGGCCATCCTGGGCAGCGACCTGGCCTTCCCGCTGAACTACGCCCTGATCCTCGCGCTGGGCACCGTCGCATTCACGTTCGGGTACTGGGTGTTCGGGCTGGTGCAGGAACCCGCCGACACGCCCCAGGAGGCCCAGGGCACCCGCGCCGAGTTCCGCGCCATTCCCGAGACGCTGCGCGACCCGCACTTCCGGGCGTTCCTGACCGTGCGGCTGCTGCTGGCCGCCGCGAGCATGAGCGACCCCTTCCTGGCCGTGTACGCCCTGCGCGAACTGCACTACCCGGCCGCCACGCTGGGCACCTTCGTCATGGCCCTGACCGGCGCTGCGCCCCTCAGTAACATCGTCTGGCAGCGCGTCGCCGAACGCAAGGGCTCGCGGCGCATCATCCGCTACGCGAGCGTCTTCTACGGCCTCGCGCCCCTGTGGGCCCTGACGGTCGGGCTGTTGCACCTGCCCAGTTGGACGTACCTTCTCGCGTTCATCCTGACGAGCACTGCCGCGCAGGGCTTCAACCTGGGCCACACCAACCACCTGCTGAACATCGCGCCGGAACACGCCCGCAGCCGCTACATCGGCACGCTGAACACCCTGGTCGGCGCGGCCCTGTTCACCCCGGTCCTCGGCGGGCTGCTCGCTGACCGCGCCGGGTACGGCCCGGTGTTCGTCCTCAGCGGCGTGCTGTGCGCCGCCGCGTGGGTGTGGTGCGGGAAACTCCGCCGCGACGCCTGA
- a CDS encoding TRAP transporter permease, producing the protein MSDPTRPISSDPTLTPPGQEMTDGERRAIEMVEAAETGGRKLGGWQRGLVTLVAVAWCLYQMYAAQVGNIDTLTLRATHLGFAFFLAYLVFPHRKTPGQPQTRVPWYDWILGIGATGTAAYLIAQYPSIANEQGGLLTGTDVWVGSGMIVLLLLAAWRTIGIAMPIVAGVFMLYALTGPKGLIRGDLGPQLQLHAGQTWPQVVGQLFANTEGIFGTAIGVSAQIVFLFVLFGAIFDKLGAGEWFMRVAQGVLGGFRGGAAKASILSSALNGVISGSAVSNVVTGGNITIGTMVRTGYSREKAGAIEVASSSNGQLMPPVMGAAAFIMAQNLNIEYRSLILAAAIPAFLCYGTLLVLAHIEALKLGLKGLPKSELPPVRRTLLSGWYYMLPLGYLIGTLTINPEATPERVALNTIFVMLVMMFVQEAILANRDGRGVGRGLLDGGKKIIEAFEGGARSMIGIAIATAAAGIIVGIVTITGLGFGLADIVQLASDGVRNAFAFAGPQVATFASIVMVLLMAQLIALILGMGLPTTANYILMSALIVPIIAKIAGLDPTNPAQMLPVHMFVFYFGIMADSTPPVALAAFAAAAISGGNPVATGVQAFQYELRTALLAYMMFFNPQLLLIANGRLGGVTWTEAIPMILFAFIGLVAFSAATLRFLHRRTNSLQALLLLVAALILIIPTHILWNLAALALIAAVYFWQKAGSRAEPPAEPPAALA; encoded by the coding sequence ATGAGCGACCCCACCCGCCCCATCAGCAGCGACCCCACCCTCACCCCGCCCGGCCAGGAGATGACCGACGGCGAACGCCGCGCCATCGAGATGGTCGAGGCCGCCGAGACCGGCGGACGCAAACTCGGCGGCTGGCAGCGCGGCCTCGTGACGCTGGTCGCCGTCGCGTGGTGCCTGTACCAGATGTACGCCGCGCAGGTCGGCAACATCGACACCCTCACCCTGCGCGCCACGCACCTGGGCTTCGCGTTCTTCCTCGCGTACCTCGTGTTCCCCCACCGCAAGACCCCCGGGCAGCCGCAGACCCGCGTGCCCTGGTACGACTGGATCCTGGGCATCGGCGCGACCGGCACCGCCGCGTACCTCATCGCGCAGTACCCCAGCATTGCCAATGAGCAGGGCGGTCTGCTGACGGGTACGGACGTATGGGTCGGCAGCGGCATGATCGTCCTGTTGCTGCTCGCCGCGTGGCGCACCATCGGCATCGCCATGCCCATCGTCGCCGGCGTGTTCATGCTGTACGCCCTGACCGGCCCCAAGGGCCTGATCCGCGGTGACCTGGGGCCGCAGCTTCAGCTGCACGCCGGGCAGACCTGGCCGCAGGTCGTGGGTCAGCTGTTCGCGAACACCGAGGGCATCTTCGGCACCGCCATCGGCGTGTCCGCGCAGATCGTGTTTCTGTTCGTGCTGTTCGGCGCGATCTTCGATAAACTCGGCGCGGGTGAATGGTTCATGCGCGTCGCGCAGGGCGTTCTGGGCGGCTTCCGGGGCGGCGCGGCCAAGGCCAGCATCCTCTCCAGCGCCCTGAACGGCGTGATCTCCGGCTCGGCCGTCAGCAACGTCGTCACCGGCGGGAACATCACCATCGGGACCATGGTCCGCACCGGCTACAGCCGCGAGAAGGCCGGGGCCATCGAGGTCGCCAGTTCCAGCAACGGCCAGCTCATGCCGCCCGTCATGGGCGCCGCCGCGTTCATCATGGCGCAGAACCTGAACATCGAGTACCGCAGCCTGATTCTCGCCGCCGCCATCCCCGCGTTCCTGTGCTACGGCACGCTGCTCGTCCTGGCGCACATCGAGGCGCTGAAACTCGGCCTGAAGGGGCTGCCCAAGAGCGAACTGCCCCCGGTGCGCCGCACCCTCCTGAGCGGCTGGTACTACATGCTGCCCCTCGGGTACCTGATCGGGACGCTGACCATCAACCCCGAAGCCACCCCGGAACGCGTCGCGCTGAACACCATCTTCGTCATGCTGGTCATGATGTTCGTGCAGGAGGCCATCCTGGCCAACCGTGACGGACGCGGCGTCGGCCGGGGTCTCCTCGACGGCGGGAAGAAGATCATCGAGGCGTTCGAGGGCGGCGCCCGCTCCATGATCGGCATCGCCATCGCCACCGCCGCCGCCGGGATCATCGTCGGCATCGTGACCATCACCGGGCTGGGCTTCGGCCTCGCGGACATCGTGCAGCTCGCCAGCGACGGCGTCCGGAACGCCTTCGCGTTCGCTGGGCCGCAGGTCGCCACCTTCGCGTCCATCGTGATGGTCCTGCTCATGGCGCAGCTCATCGCGCTGATCCTCGGTATGGGCCTGCCCACCACCGCCAACTACATCCTGATGAGCGCCCTGATCGTCCCCATCATCGCCAAGATCGCCGGACTCGACCCCACCAATCCCGCCCAGATGCTCCCCGTGCACATGTTCGTTTTCTACTTCGGGATCATGGCCGACAGCACCCCACCCGTCGCGCTCGCCGCGTTCGCCGCCGCCGCCATCAGTGGCGGGAACCCCGTCGCGACCGGCGTGCAGGCCTTCCAGTACGAACTGCGCACCGCGCTGCTGGCGTACATGATGTTCTTCAACCCACAGCTGCTGCTCATCGCGAACGGCCGCCTGGGTGGCGTCACCTGGACCGAGGCGATCCCCATGATCCTCTTCGCGTTCATCGGCCTCGTCGCGTTCAGCGCCGCCACGCTGCGCTTCCTGCACCGCCGCACCAATTCACTCCAGGCGCTGCTGCTGCTCGTGGCGGCGCTGATCCTGATCATCCCCACCCACATCCTCTGGAACCTCGCCGCGCTGGCCCTGATCGCCGCCGTGTACTTCTGGCAGAAAGCCGGTAGCCGCGCCGAGCCCCCAGCGGAACCACCCGCCGCACTCGCCTGA
- a CDS encoding TAXI family TRAP transporter solute-binding subunit, giving the protein MKKTTKQLGALLVLGTAAIALAQGTTFLTIGSGSTTGVYFPVATGMAKMVNDAGAGVRANARSTGGSVFNVNAIATGELDAAVAQNDVVYYAYKGTGLQAFQGKANTKLRTMAVLYPEVLHVVARKDSGIRSIADLKGKRVVIGDLGSGTELTAKQVLESYGLGFDDLGQALRVSPAQGITLMQDKRADALFYTVGVGASAISQIAQTVDVTMVPVSGNQASSLIKKYPFYVRYNIPAKSYKGVGATVPSVAVQATLVTSTAVSEEAVYKAMKAIFDDEGALKAIHPSLATNFSYAKAVKGIPAPLHAGAVKFFKEKGLNVK; this is encoded by the coding sequence ATGAAGAAGACCACCAAACAACTCGGTGCCCTGCTCGTCCTCGGCACTGCCGCCATCGCCCTCGCGCAGGGCACCACGTTCCTCACCATCGGCTCGGGCAGCACCACCGGCGTGTACTTCCCCGTCGCGACCGGCATGGCCAAGATGGTCAACGACGCCGGGGCCGGCGTGCGTGCCAACGCCCGCTCGACCGGCGGCAGCGTCTTCAACGTGAACGCCATCGCCACCGGCGAACTCGACGCGGCCGTCGCCCAGAACGACGTCGTGTACTACGCCTACAAGGGCACCGGCCTCCAGGCCTTCCAGGGCAAGGCGAACACCAAGCTGCGCACCATGGCCGTCCTGTACCCCGAAGTCCTGCACGTCGTCGCCCGCAAGGACAGCGGCATCCGCTCGATTGCCGACCTGAAGGGCAAGCGCGTCGTGATCGGCGACCTGGGCTCCGGCACCGAACTGACCGCCAAGCAGGTGCTCGAATCCTACGGGCTGGGCTTCGACGACCTGGGTCAGGCGCTGCGCGTGTCGCCCGCACAGGGCATCACCCTGATGCAGGACAAGCGCGCCGACGCGCTGTTCTACACCGTGGGCGTGGGCGCCAGCGCCATCAGCCAGATCGCGCAGACCGTGGACGTCACCATGGTGCCCGTCAGCGGCAACCAGGCCAGCAGCCTGATCAAGAAGTACCCCTTCTACGTCCGCTACAACATCCCCGCCAAGAGCTACAAGGGCGTGGGCGCCACCGTCCCCAGCGTCGCCGTGCAGGCCACCCTGGTCACCAGCACCGCCGTCAGCGAGGAGGCCGTGTACAAGGCCATGAAGGCCATCTTCGACGACGAGGGCGCGCTGAAGGCCATCCACCCCAGCCTCGCGACGAACTTCAGCTACGCCAAGGCCGTCAAGGGCATCCCTGCGCCGCTGCACGCCGGGGCCGTCAAGTTCTTCAAGGAAAAAGGCCTGAACGTCAAGTAA
- a CDS encoding histone deacetylase: protein MTLHDHAGPYRAWTPAAYTFPLPDGHRFPAYKYAGVRDRLDGLLPVLDTPNLSWADAARAHDPLWLRRWRRGEIDRHEERAFGLPWSAEVVERARRAAGGSLAALHDALAVGWGINLAGGTHHAFRDRAEGFCLVNDAAILTRVALDDGLARRVAILDLDVHQGNGTAALLEHETRAFTLSVHGERNYPFRKERSSLDLGLGDGVTDHDYLRVLRGQVLPALDAFRPDLLLYLAGVDVLAGDRFGRFALTLDGVRARNRAVLTWARGAGIPVVTMMAGGYNRDHALTIEAHASVVLDGLDVLT, encoded by the coding sequence GTGACCCTTCACGACCACGCCGGACCCTACCGGGCCTGGACGCCTGCCGCCTATACCTTCCCCCTCCCGGACGGGCACCGCTTCCCGGCGTACAAGTACGCGGGCGTCCGCGACCGCCTGGACGGGCTGCTCCCCGTGCTGGACACCCCGAACCTGAGCTGGGCGGACGCCGCGCGCGCCCACGATCCCCTATGGCTGCGGCGCTGGCGCAGGGGCGAGATCGACCGGCACGAGGAACGCGCCTTCGGCCTGCCCTGGAGTGCCGAGGTGGTGGAACGCGCCCGCCGCGCCGCCGGGGGCTCCCTGGCCGCCCTGCACGACGCCCTGGCGGTCGGGTGGGGCATCAATCTGGCGGGCGGCACGCATCACGCCTTCCGGGACCGTGCCGAGGGCTTCTGCCTCGTGAACGACGCCGCGATCCTGACCCGCGTGGCGCTTGATGACGGACTGGCGCGGCGCGTGGCGATCCTCGACCTGGACGTGCACCAGGGCAACGGCACCGCCGCGCTGCTGGAACACGAGACGCGGGCCTTTACCCTCAGCGTCCACGGCGAGCGGAACTATCCCTTCCGCAAGGAACGCAGCAGCCTCGACCTCGGCCTGGGGGACGGCGTGACCGACCACGACTACCTGCGGGTGCTGCGCGGGCAGGTGCTCCCGGCGCTGGACGCCTTCCGGCCCGACCTGCTGCTGTACCTCGCGGGTGTAGACGTCCTGGCCGGGGACCGCTTCGGCCGTTTCGCCCTGACCCTGGACGGCGTGCGCGCCCGCAACCGCGCCGTGCTGACCTGGGCGCGCGGCGCGGGCATTCCGGTCGTCACGATGATGGCCGGCGGCTACAACCGTGACCACGCTCTGACCATTGAGGCGCATGCCAGCGTGGTGCTTGACGGCCTGGACGTGCTGACCTGA
- a CDS encoding MFS transporter: MQATLSTTRHAAAIAVAVTAGHFINDAYSAMLTPLTPALQAKYGVSIAAVTFLGSVYSLTSSVLQPVLGIIGERLDRRYAAALGPLMTGIGLTLMGFVPWFGALVLLVAVAGFGSGFFHPAGAAYVAQHSPPDKRGLWASLFSAGGTAGMALGPVFAGVGLTHLPWFALIGVVIAAITFAVTPSGVQKAKRIPLRDYAGIFRGPLVWLWVMAVLRSLASMGYNAMLPFMLLARGFGAREVAITLAVYSVASAIGGIVGGRLSDRVGRTTILRGAILTTIPFFALLILSSPAHWWFYPLTFIVGAAVNASIPVGVVTAQEYAPGHVAVASSIMMGFSWGFAGLLVFLVGALADATSPTTAALAALSLLIPSAVIAARLPEPQKVQFS; encoded by the coding sequence ATGCAGGCCACCCTGAGCACCACCCGCCACGCCGCCGCGATCGCGGTGGCCGTGACCGCCGGGCACTTCATCAACGACGCGTACAGCGCCATGCTCACGCCCCTCACGCCCGCCCTGCAGGCGAAGTACGGCGTCAGCATCGCCGCTGTCACGTTCCTGGGCAGCGTGTACTCCCTGACGAGCAGTGTCCTCCAGCCCGTGCTGGGCATCATAGGCGAGCGCCTCGACCGCCGCTACGCCGCCGCACTCGGCCCGCTGATGACCGGGATCGGCCTGACCCTCATGGGTTTCGTGCCGTGGTTCGGGGCGCTGGTCCTGCTCGTCGCCGTGGCGGGATTCGGCAGTGGCTTCTTCCACCCCGCCGGAGCGGCGTACGTCGCGCAGCACAGCCCCCCCGACAAGCGCGGCCTGTGGGCCAGTCTGTTCAGCGCGGGCGGCACCGCCGGCATGGCCCTCGGCCCCGTCTTCGCGGGCGTGGGCCTGACGCACCTGCCGTGGTTCGCGCTGATCGGAGTCGTCATCGCCGCGATCACCTTCGCCGTCACGCCCAGCGGCGTCCAGAAAGCCAAACGGATTCCCCTGCGCGACTACGCGGGCATCTTCCGGGGGCCCCTCGTGTGGCTGTGGGTCATGGCGGTCCTGCGCTCGCTGGCCAGCATGGGCTACAACGCCATGCTGCCCTTCATGCTGCTCGCCCGGGGCTTCGGCGCGCGCGAGGTCGCCATCACCCTGGCCGTGTACTCCGTCGCCAGCGCCATCGGCGGCATCGTCGGCGGACGGCTCAGCGACCGTGTGGGCCGCACCACCATCCTGCGCGGCGCGATCCTCACCACCATCCCCTTCTTCGCACTGCTGATCCTCTCCAGCCCCGCCCACTGGTGGTTCTACCCCCTGACCTTCATCGTGGGAGCCGCCGTGAACGCCAGCATCCCCGTCGGCGTCGTCACCGCTCAGGAATACGCCCCCGGCCACGTCGCCGTCGCCAGTTCCATCATGATGGGTTTCTCGTGGGGCTTCGCGGGCCTCCTCGTGTTTCTCGTGGGCGCCCTGGCCGACGC
- a CDS encoding amino acid ABC transporter ATP-binding protein yields MTQSSPTATGSQIRRDAPPIIDVRDVHKHFGSFHALRGVNLRVQPGEVVVVIGPSGSGKSTFIRTINALDPHDGGQITVDSIPLDGKGNLDAIRREVGMVFQSFNLFPHLTVLENITLAPTRVRKTSKADAEKRGLELLRRVGIEEQAHKYPAQLSGGQQQRVAIARALAMEPKVMLFDEPTSALDPEMIKEVLDVMKELARTGMTMLVVTHEMGFAREVADRILFFDQGNIVEDTTPEAFYQNPKHERARAFLSKILGH; encoded by the coding sequence ATGACGCAGTCCTCCCCCACCGCCACGGGCAGCCAGATCCGCCGGGACGCCCCCCCGATCATCGACGTGCGTGACGTGCACAAGCATTTCGGCAGCTTCCACGCGCTGCGTGGCGTGAACCTGCGCGTCCAGCCGGGCGAGGTCGTGGTCGTGATCGGCCCGTCGGGCAGCGGCAAGAGCACCTTCATCCGCACCATCAATGCCCTGGACCCGCATGACGGCGGGCAGATCACCGTGGACAGCATTCCTCTGGACGGCAAGGGCAACCTGGACGCCATCCGCCGCGAGGTCGGCATGGTGTTCCAGTCGTTCAACCTCTTCCCGCACCTGACCGTGCTGGAGAACATCACGCTGGCGCCCACCCGCGTACGGAAAACCAGCAAGGCCGACGCGGAGAAGCGCGGCCTGGAACTGCTGCGCCGCGTGGGTATCGAGGAGCAGGCGCACAAGTACCCGGCGCAGCTCTCGGGCGGGCAGCAGCAGCGCGTGGCGATTGCGCGGGCCCTGGCGATGGAACCCAAGGTGATGCTGTTCGACGAACCCACCAGCGCCCTGGATCCCGAGATGATCAAGGAGGTGCTGGACGTCATGAAGGAACTGGCCCGCACCGGCATGACCATGCTGGTCGTCACGCACGAGATGGGCTTCGCGCGTGAGGTCGCCGACCGGATCCTGTTCTTCGATCAGGGCAACATCGTCGAGGACACCACGCCGGAAGCCTTCTACCAGAACCCGAAACACGAGCGGGCCAGGGCGTTCCTCAGCAAGATCCTGGGCCACTGA
- a CDS encoding IS3 family transposase translates to MSPEQMPQVQTPIKRRVIQEVRHLFGISERRACRVLGFHRSTQRHRATRDDRDLADKLRTLACERPRFGYRRLHILLRRQGETVNHKRVYRVYRNEGLAVRKKTRRKGEAHTRLPLTSPTRANERWSLDFVSDQLANGQRFRILNVVDDGTRECVLSYASTSIPGSTVARLLADAIRERGKPEVLLTDNGPEFTGRALDQWAYSQGIAHHFIDPGKPVQNAYIESFNGRMRDEFLNVHWFLSVPQARLSLAIWRRDYNVVRPHSSLGNLTPHEFARQLAG, encoded by the coding sequence GTGAGTCCCGAACAGATGCCGCAGGTCCAGACGCCCATCAAACGACGGGTCATCCAGGAAGTGCGGCACCTGTTCGGGATCAGTGAGCGGCGAGCCTGCCGTGTTCTTGGTTTTCATCGTTCTACACAGCGTCATCGCGCGACGAGAGATGACCGTGATCTGGCAGACAAGCTCAGGACGCTCGCGTGCGAGCGTCCCCGGTTCGGATATCGGCGTCTCCACATCCTGCTGCGCCGCCAGGGCGAGACCGTTAACCACAAGCGCGTCTACCGCGTGTACCGGAATGAAGGCTTAGCCGTCCGCAAAAAGACCCGCAGAAAGGGGGAGGCCCACACCAGACTGCCGCTCACGTCGCCGACACGAGCGAATGAGCGCTGGAGCCTGGACTTCGTCAGTGATCAGTTGGCCAACGGGCAACGGTTCCGAATCCTCAACGTTGTAGACGACGGCACGAGGGAATGCGTGCTCAGCTATGCGTCGACATCGATCCCCGGGAGCACCGTGGCGCGTCTGCTGGCAGACGCGATTCGGGAACGCGGAAAACCCGAAGTGCTCCTGACCGACAACGGGCCAGAGTTTACGGGCCGGGCCCTGGATCAGTGGGCGTACTCGCAGGGCATCGCCCATCACTTCATCGACCCCGGAAAGCCCGTTCAGAACGCCTATATTGAGAGCTTTAACGGTCGGATGCGTGACGAGTTCTTGAATGTTCACTGGTTCTTGAGCGTGCCGCAGGCGAGGCTGAGCCTCGCCATCTGGCGGCGGGACTATAACGTCGTCCGTCCCCACAGCTCTCTTGGGAACCTCACGCCACATGAGTTCGCCCGCCAACTGGCGGGCTGA